A single region of the Acidobacteriota bacterium genome encodes:
- a CDS encoding DUF2284 domain-containing protein, protein MIDREELIAIALRAGASHAGILETPAIEFHEDFRKACEKNFCRKYDTNWMGPPAVGPIAELRRRVLAFAEGMLFQSTHPVQGNFDMKGIEAAARAHDAVFRELVRALRARYPAEAILPLGAGCCSVCGRCAYLDGEPCRYPDLAASSVEAYGMNVIALQKRAGLPYYFGKTIVCFVGLILYAPASGAPASSGSGTGSSSR, encoded by the coding sequence ATGATCGACCGGGAGGAACTGATCGCCATCGCCCTCCGTGCGGGGGCGTCCCACGCCGGAATCCTCGAGACCCCGGCGATCGAGTTTCACGAGGATTTCCGGAAGGCGTGCGAGAAAAACTTCTGCCGGAAGTACGACACCAACTGGATGGGGCCGCCGGCGGTCGGTCCCATCGCCGAGCTCCGACGCAGGGTGCTCGCCTTCGCCGAGGGGATGCTGTTTCAGAGCACGCACCCGGTGCAGGGCAACTTCGACATGAAGGGGATCGAGGCCGCGGCCCGGGCCCATGACGCGGTTTTCCGGGAGCTGGTGCGCGCCCTCCGGGCCCGGTATCCCGCGGAAGCGATCCTGCCTCTGGGCGCCGGCTGCTGCAGCGTTTGCGGGCGGTGCGCCTATCTCGACGGGGAGCCGTGCCGCTACCCGGACCTGGCGGCCTCCTCGGTCGAGGCTTACGGGATGAACGTCATCGCCCTGCAGAAGCGCGCCGGCCTGCCCTACTACTTCGGCAAGACCATCGTCTGTTTTGTGGGATTGATTCTTTACGCTCCCGCCTCGGGCGCTCCCGCCTCATCCGGCTCCGGCACGGGGAGCAGTTCGCGGTAG
- a CDS encoding type IIA DNA topoisomerase subunit B: MMRKPHNYDEDKIKTLSSLEHIRKRSGMYIGRIGDGSDYDDGIYVLLKEVVDNAVDEFIMGYGDRVSITLDGTRVEVRDYGRGIPLGKVVECVSRINTGAKYSDEVFQFSVGLNGIGTKAVNALSCRFEVRSHRGGEFAGAVFERGRILEEPKGRMPEEPDGTLVRFEPDPEIFGAVAFAPEHVERRLKLYSFLNTGLRIEYNGRLFLSRNGLPDLLREEAGDEMIYPPLHFKSKMLEFSLSHTQRFEETFLSFVNGQYTADGGSHLSAFREGLVKGFNEFSKGKFDGDDVREGMAGAVAVRLQEPVFESQTKNKLGNTEMRAEWVSRVREAVVDLLHRNPKAAEAALVKIQETVKLRKELQSMKKMARERARATSIRVPQLKDCRVHFHRRTGAGSESMLFITEGQSAAGSITSCRDVNTQAVFTMRGKPLNVCDLGRDVMYKNEELYNLMRSLDVEESLERLRYRKIILATDADVDGLHIRNLLLTFFLRFFEPLVHDGFVHILETPLFRVRNGKRTVYCYSEGERDTAVGEMRAAEVTRFKGLGEISPSEFKHFIGPDMRLTPVRLDNRHSVPAILGFYMGRNTPERRQYIMNHLVVEAES, translated from the coding sequence ATGATGCGCAAACCTCACAATTACGACGAAGACAAGATCAAGACCCTCTCCTCGCTCGAACACATCCGCAAGCGCTCGGGGATGTATATCGGCCGGATCGGGGATGGGTCGGACTACGACGACGGGATCTACGTCCTGCTCAAGGAGGTGGTCGACAACGCCGTCGACGAGTTCATCATGGGTTACGGCGACCGGGTATCGATCACCCTCGACGGGACCCGGGTGGAGGTGCGGGACTACGGCCGCGGCATCCCCCTGGGCAAGGTGGTCGAATGCGTCTCGCGCATCAACACGGGAGCCAAGTACAGCGACGAGGTCTTCCAGTTCAGCGTGGGGCTCAACGGCATCGGGACCAAGGCCGTCAATGCCCTGTCGTGCCGTTTCGAGGTCCGCAGCCACCGCGGCGGGGAGTTCGCCGGCGCCGTCTTCGAGCGGGGCCGGATCCTGGAGGAACCGAAGGGGAGGATGCCGGAGGAGCCCGACGGCACCCTGGTCCGCTTCGAGCCCGACCCGGAGATTTTCGGCGCCGTCGCCTTCGCCCCGGAGCATGTCGAGCGCCGGCTGAAACTCTATTCCTTCCTGAACACGGGACTGCGCATCGAATACAACGGCCGCCTGTTTCTCTCCCGCAACGGCCTGCCCGACCTGCTGCGGGAGGAGGCGGGGGACGAGATGATCTATCCCCCGCTCCACTTCAAATCGAAAATGCTCGAGTTCTCGCTCAGCCACACCCAGCGCTTCGAGGAGACCTTCCTCTCCTTCGTCAACGGCCAGTATACGGCCGACGGCGGCTCGCATCTCAGCGCTTTCCGGGAAGGCCTGGTCAAGGGGTTCAACGAGTTCTCCAAAGGGAAGTTCGACGGGGACGACGTGCGCGAGGGGATGGCGGGCGCCGTCGCGGTGCGGCTGCAGGAGCCGGTCTTCGAATCGCAGACCAAGAACAAGCTCGGCAACACCGAGATGCGGGCCGAATGGGTCTCCCGCGTGCGCGAGGCCGTGGTCGATCTGCTGCACCGCAACCCGAAGGCGGCCGAGGCCGCCCTGGTCAAGATCCAGGAGACCGTGAAGCTGCGCAAAGAGCTGCAGTCGATGAAAAAGATGGCCCGGGAGCGCGCGCGCGCCACCTCCATCCGGGTGCCGCAGCTGAAGGACTGCCGCGTCCACTTCCACCGCCGCACCGGGGCGGGAAGCGAGTCGATGCTCTTCATCACCGAGGGGCAGTCGGCCGCCGGCTCCATCACGAGCTGCCGCGACGTCAACACCCAGGCGGTCTTCACCATGCGGGGCAAACCGCTCAATGTCTGCGACCTCGGGCGCGACGTCATGTACAAGAACGAGGAGCTCTACAACCTGATGCGCAGCCTGGATGTCGAGGAATCGCTGGAGCGGCTGCGCTACCGGAAAATCATCCTCGCCACCGACGCCGACGTGGACGGGCTGCACATCCGCAACCTCCTCCTGACCTTTTTCCTGCGTTTCTTCGAGCCCCTGGTCCACGACGGGTTCGTCCACATCCTGGAGACCCCGCTGTTCCGCGTGCGCAACGGGAAGCGCACGGTCTACTGCTACTCGGAAGGGGAGCGGGACACGGCGGTCGGGGAGATGCGCGCGGCGGAGGTCACCCGTTTCAAGGGGCTGGGCGAGATCTCCCCCTCGGAATTCAAGCACTTCATCGGCCCGGACATGCGCCTGACCCCGGTCCGGCTCGACAACCGGCACAGCGTCCCGGCCATCCTCGGTTTCTACATGGGCCGGAACACCCCGGAGCGGCGCCAGTACATCATGAACCACCTTGTCGTGGAAGCCGAGTCATGA
- a CDS encoding DNA topoisomerase IV subunit A, whose translation MTDGPRILPLFGDFEPPAAEAAGQAPGPRAGLGATGDGPLKRLVDDNFLQYAAYVIRDRAIPDLDDGLKPVQRRILFSLHENDDGKFIKVANIVGYCMQFHPHGDASIGDALVTLANRQYLIERQGNFGNLVTGDPAAAPRYIECRLTELARTQIFNNDLTDFVPSYDGRKKEPVSLPAKIPLLLMLGAEGIAVGISTRILPHNFAELLGAEIAVLEKKPFTLLPDFPQGGLMDARAYDAGRGYVLVRARLEKKDEHTLTIREIPAGTTTDTLIASIEDASRKGKVKIRSIHDFTAENPEIEIHLPPDEDPDRAMEALYAFTQCQVQISSRIVVIREQKPVEMDVDEIVRHTTSRLVAILRKELQRRRRRLVEEMHRHTLVRIFVENRLYKGLEACASPGEAEQAVREALAPFRAEMQRDLTHDDVEALLGIPIRRISHFDVEKNRKEIEKLREELGGVETDLSGLVPYAIRYLRSLLRKYAADYPRRTEIAAFGTISERELTADALEIRYDRAKGYLGHKVQGEGMITCSPLDRLLLVWKDGRCRIVAPPDKLFVDTTLIHCAVVDRERVLTAVYEHDFFVYCKKFQVGRMSTNREARFAPKGAAVRFFSADDPAELYVRYTADERVKIRQQRFSLAKHPARGRDARGLVMTANAIEYIGPEKAPDWDDALTGPPGKFLDH comes from the coding sequence ATGACCGACGGACCCAGGATCCTCCCCCTCTTCGGGGACTTCGAACCCCCGGCGGCCGAGGCGGCCGGCCAGGCCCCCGGCCCGCGCGCGGGCCTCGGGGCCACGGGGGACGGCCCGCTGAAGCGCCTGGTGGACGACAACTTCCTGCAGTACGCGGCCTACGTCATCCGCGACCGCGCCATCCCCGACCTCGACGACGGGCTCAAGCCGGTGCAGCGCCGCATCCTCTTCTCGCTCCACGAAAACGACGACGGCAAATTCATCAAGGTCGCCAACATCGTCGGCTACTGCATGCAGTTCCACCCCCACGGCGACGCCTCCATCGGCGACGCCCTGGTCACCCTCGCCAACCGGCAGTACCTGATCGAGCGCCAGGGGAATTTCGGCAACCTCGTCACCGGGGACCCCGCGGCCGCCCCCCGCTACATCGAATGCCGGCTGACGGAGCTGGCCCGGACGCAGATCTTCAACAACGACCTGACCGATTTCGTCCCGAGCTACGACGGCCGCAAAAAAGAGCCGGTGTCGCTCCCGGCCAAGATCCCCCTCCTTTTGATGCTCGGGGCGGAAGGGATCGCCGTCGGGATCTCCACCCGCATCCTGCCGCACAACTTCGCCGAACTCCTCGGGGCCGAGATCGCGGTCCTGGAGAAGAAGCCGTTCACCCTGCTCCCCGACTTCCCGCAGGGGGGGCTGATGGACGCCCGCGCGTACGACGCGGGACGGGGATACGTGCTCGTGCGGGCGCGCCTGGAGAAAAAAGACGAACATACCCTGACGATCCGCGAAATCCCGGCGGGGACGACGACCGACACCCTGATCGCCTCCATCGAGGACGCCTCGCGCAAGGGAAAGGTCAAGATCCGGAGCATCCACGATTTCACGGCCGAAAACCCGGAGATCGAAATCCATCTCCCCCCCGACGAGGACCCCGACCGCGCGATGGAGGCCCTGTACGCCTTCACCCAGTGCCAGGTGCAGATTTCGAGCCGCATCGTGGTGATCCGGGAGCAGAAACCGGTCGAGATGGACGTCGATGAGATCGTGCGGCACACGACGTCCCGCCTGGTGGCCATCCTCCGGAAGGAACTGCAGCGCCGGCGCCGGCGCCTCGTCGAGGAGATGCACCGCCACACCCTCGTCCGCATCTTCGTGGAGAACCGGCTCTACAAGGGGCTGGAAGCCTGCGCCTCCCCCGGCGAGGCCGAACAGGCGGTCCGCGAGGCTCTCGCCCCATTCCGCGCCGAAATGCAGCGCGACCTCACCCACGACGACGTCGAAGCGCTGCTCGGGATTCCCATCCGGCGCATCTCGCACTTCGACGTGGAGAAGAACCGGAAGGAGATCGAAAAGCTGCGGGAAGAGCTGGGGGGGGTGGAGACGGACCTGTCAGGGCTCGTGCCCTACGCCATCCGCTACCTGCGTTCCCTGCTGCGCAAATACGCGGCCGACTACCCGCGCCGCACCGAGATCGCGGCCTTCGGAACCATCTCCGAACGCGAACTGACCGCCGACGCGCTCGAGATCCGTTACGACCGCGCCAAGGGGTACCTCGGGCACAAGGTCCAGGGGGAGGGCATGATCACCTGCTCCCCGCTCGACCGGCTTCTGCTGGTGTGGAAGGACGGCCGCTGCAGGATCGTGGCCCCGCCCGACAAACTCTTCGTGGACACCACCCTCATCCACTGCGCCGTGGTCGACCGGGAGCGGGTGCTGACGGCCGTTTACGAACACGACTTCTTCGTCTACTGCAAGAAATTCCAGGTCGGGCGCATGTCGACCAACCGCGAAGCCCGCTTCGCCCCCAAGGGGGCGGCCGTCCGTTTCTTCTCCGCCGACGACCCCGCGGAGCTCTACGTGCGCTACACGGCCGACGAACGGGTCAAGATCCGCCAGCAGCGCTTCTCCCTGGCCAAGCACCCGGCCCGCGGCCGCGACGCGCGCGGCCTCGTCATGACGGCGAACGCCATCGAGTACATCGGCCCTGAAAAAGCGCCGGACTGGGACGACGCGCTGACCGGCCCCCCGGGAAAATTCCTCGACCACTGA
- a CDS encoding Uma2 family endonuclease — protein sequence MAGPLSSPPCSALPAAGVHQRHAPPAVPLSPGIRHQAVVLRLASALLRHADASGQGQVLQAPCCALLDRHTALRPDILFVRHSRRGIIGKRSLHGVPDLAVEVFPRMPPATAPGRLRGECYRHGVPEFWAVDTRTRIVATLVWSELGYVRTGRFLGSDLLVSPLLPDFGLEVSRLFAPA from the coding sequence GTGGCCGGACCGCTATCCTCCCCCCCCTGCTCCGCCCTGCCGGCGGCGGGCGTCCATCAGCGACACGCGCCCCCTGCGGTCCCCCTGTCCCCGGGGATCCGGCACCAGGCGGTGGTCCTGCGCCTGGCCTCGGCCCTCCTCCGGCACGCGGACGCCTCCGGGCAGGGCCAGGTGCTGCAGGCCCCCTGCTGCGCCCTCCTCGACCGGCACACGGCCCTGCGGCCCGATATCCTTTTCGTCCGCCACAGCCGCCGCGGCATCATAGGGAAAAGAAGTCTCCACGGGGTCCCGGACCTGGCGGTCGAGGTCTTTCCCCGGATGCCCCCGGCAACGGCCCCGGGAAGGCTGAGAGGGGAGTGTTACCGCCATGGCGTACCGGAGTTCTGGGCCGTCGACACCCGGACCCGGATCGTCGCCACGCTGGTATGGAGCGAGTTGGGCTACGTCCGCACCGGGCGCTTTCTGGGATCCGACCTGCTGGTCTCCCCCCTGCTCCCCGATTTCGGGCTCGAGGTTTCGCGCCTGTTCGCCCCGGCCTAG
- a CDS encoding WbuC family cupin fold metalloprotein, with protein MILIDRKLVSNLSARARASARLRQNHNFHQDYADPTHRMLNALEPGTYVRPHKHEAPDKWEAFILLSGRALVVTFDDAGNPGERAVLDGGAGVFGVEIPARVWHSVAALAPGTVLYEIKPGPYAPLDDKSFAPWAPAEGAPEAAGYLAGLTAG; from the coding sequence ATGATCCTCATCGACCGGAAGCTTGTTTCCAACCTCTCGGCCCGGGCACGGGCCTCGGCGCGGTTGCGCCAAAACCACAATTTCCACCAGGACTACGCGGACCCGACCCACCGCATGCTGAACGCGCTGGAGCCGGGGACCTACGTCCGGCCGCACAAACACGAGGCGCCGGACAAATGGGAGGCCTTCATCCTGCTCTCGGGCCGTGCGCTGGTGGTGACGTTCGACGACGCCGGAAATCCCGGCGAGCGGGCGGTCCTGGACGGCGGCGCCGGGGTGTTCGGCGTGGAGATCCCCGCCCGCGTCTGGCATTCGGTGGCGGCGCTGGCACCGGGGACGGTACTGTACGAGATCAAGCCCGGGCCCTACGCCCCGCTCGACGACAAGAGTTTCGCCCCCTGGGCGCCGGCGGAGGGGGCGCCGGAGGCCGCCGGGTACCTGGCCGGTCTGACGGCGGGCTAG